A genomic stretch from Rhodomicrobium vannielii ATCC 17100 includes:
- the hypA gene encoding hydrogenase maturation nickel metallochaperone HypA, which translates to MHEMALAQGVVRILEEQATQQHYSRVRVVRLEVGPFATVEPQALRFCFDAATRGTIAENATLDIVETAAAAWCFACGESVIIKERSGTCPSCGSFQLQVTGGDELRIRELEVD; encoded by the coding sequence ATGCACGAGATGGCGTTGGCGCAAGGTGTCGTGCGTATCCTCGAAGAGCAGGCGACCCAGCAACATTATTCCCGCGTGCGCGTTGTGCGGCTCGAAGTCGGGCCGTTTGCAACCGTCGAGCCGCAGGCGCTGCGGTTCTGCTTCGACGCTGCAACGCGCGGCACCATCGCGGAAAATGCCACGCTCGACATTGTGGAGACGGCGGCTGCGGCGTGGTGTTTCGCATGCGGCGAGAGCGTCATCATAAAGGAGCGTAGCGGAACCTGCCCAAGTTGCGGCAGCTTCCAGTTGCAGGTAACGGGCGGCGACGAATTAAGAATAAGAGAGCTGGAGGTTGACTGA